In one window of Arachis ipaensis cultivar K30076 chromosome B06, Araip1.1, whole genome shotgun sequence DNA:
- the LOC110264160 gene encoding uncharacterized protein LOC110264160 yields the protein MRPVPSQEFWEHVDTLPILPPRYKKPIGRPSLKRDKRNDAPKDKSDPHRTKRRIGTIVCKYCLQAGHNNRSCNKRKEVMGEASAAPQVPASDEDEDMLAEMYYEETLEAAKAEAAATEVGNGSTAAQTSQPPPPMPQPTATQPHDTTTTGAAKKQHKRRSVK from the exons ATGCGCCCAGTTCCAAGCCAAGAGTTCTGGGAGCACGTTGATACCCTACCAATTCTGCCACCCAGGTACAAAAAGCCAATCGGAAGACCTTCATTGAAAAGAGACAAAAGAAATGATGCCCCTAAGGATAAGAGTGATCCTCATAGAACTAAGAGGAGGATTGGCACCATCGTATGCAAATACTGCCTCCAA GCTGGTCATAACAACCGAAGCTGTAACAAGAGAAAGGAAGTAATGGGTGAAGCGAGTGCTGCACCACAAGTCCCTGCaagtgatgaggatgaagatatgCTGGCTGAGATGTACTATGAGGAGACATTAGAAGCTGCCAAGGCTGAAGCAGCAGCAACTGAGGTGGGAAACGGTTCCACAGCAGCCCAGACTTCACAG CCTCCACCCCCGATGCCACAACCAACAGCCACACAACCCCATGATACAACAACCACTGGAGCAGCCAAGAAACAACATAAAAGGAGAAGTGTCAAGTGA